A segment of the Pseudoalteromonas sp. UG3-2 genome:
CCGATAGGCATCACTAGTTTCAATAGCACCACCCCAAGCGCAAGGCCTAAGGCCGTTGCCAGCAATAAAGTAACCAGCAAGATGATACCACTTTGTAATAGCTTCACCGCCAACAGTTGCTTGGTGGTCACCCCCAACGTGGATAAGGTTGCCAGTGGTTGCAACTGCTTTGCACCTAAGGTTAATAACGACACCCAGAGCCCAAACAGGGCAATCAACACGATCAACATATTGAGTGCTTTCGTGGCATAAAATGTATGAGAAAACAGCCTGTTAGCAAAGTCTTTGAACACTTGATTGTAACTCACTTGCGAGGCTCTTAATTGCAATGCTGTGACGATATCTTTTTTTAACTGGTCGATATCCGCACCCTGCTTAGCTTGAACAGAGTAACCGTATTGTTGATAGGTAAAGCCCGCTTGCTGCAGCGCGGTAGTAGGCACCACCAACACCGGCTTTTGTTCACCGTAATCATAGTAAAATCCAGTAATGGTACAGCGGAGTACTCGCTCGCCTTGCAATAACCTCAGTGACATACCGGTTTCGAGACCATAGCGTAACTGACTGGGTTCATTCGCTAAGCAGCCAAGCTGCTCAGTGGCTTTGGCGGAATAAAGCTCTGTACTGTCGGGCGCGCGACCTTGAAGTAACTGTAAGTTTTGATGCGAAGTTGCATCCGCACCAAAACTTATTACTTCAACCTGTGGGGGAAGTTGGCGCCGCTCAGCGTTATCGAGCGCGGCATCGGCGTGCCAATACACGCCCAGTTGTGCCACCTCTGGGCGCGCCGCGAGCCAGCGATACTGCTGCTCTGTCACCTCAGCAGGACGAACGTACAAATCGGCACTTAAGCGCTTATCTAAGTGAATTTGTAATGCGCTATTAAAGCTGACCACCATAACTTGCAACCCCACCGAAGCGCCAGTGGCGAGTAATACAGCATAAACACTGACTTTAAGCACCGTTAGTTGCTGCGCACTTTGCGCTTTCATCCACTTTAATAGTGGGGAGGCTGCCGGTAGCCAAGAAAACGTGTATCGCAGCACAGGGCCGCAGATAATAAAAAACAGCAGTAATAAGCTGACGCACAAACCCAAGGCATCTAATGCGCTATCACTGTAGTGGTAAAAATACCCGGCAATTACCGCCACCATCATCAGAGCACTAAGCTTTATCGGGGTGTTTAACGGAATGCTAACGCCCCTTAATTGACCGACAATAACCCCGAGCAACACCATAACGTTGAGCGAAAACGCCAACAGTACAGTCGTCCAACTAAACTCTATCGCTAAACTCCGATCGAGCTCGAATAAACTTTGCATGGCGAGGTTAATTTCGCCCAGTAACAGGTTAGCACCAAAGTAGGCCATGCCCTCGCCGATAAGCGCAGCGATGGCGCTCATGAGCAGCAGTTCACTGACGACGACATAAGCAAGCGTGCGCTCAGTACAACCAAACAATAATAACTGGCTGTGCAGTTTTTTTCGTGCATACAGTACCAGTTTAATGGCGTTAAAGCTTAGAAAGGCACCCACTACATAACCCAGTAACGCCAATGCTTTAAGATTGAAAAAGAACGCCTTAGAGAGGGAGTCAAAAGATTGCTGCTCTGCGTTTTGTAACACCCCCTCACCATTAAGAAGTAGCTGCACCTGACTTGGCTCCAGTTTGGGGTCGGAGATTTCAATGTAACTGACTGCGCCATTTAATTTCAGCACACTGTCTACCAGCGCAATGTCTGCCAGTGCCGTTTGCCCTTCAAGGCTGGGAGCCGGTTGCAGATTAACCGTTACCCCGGCAACCTCGCGCGTTACGGCTTGGTTAATATTGAGGCGCTGTGCCAAAGCAGCCGGTAAAAATAGCGTGTTCAGAGCAAAGCCAACATCACGCCCTTGCTGTGATTGCTTGGCTGG
Coding sequences within it:
- a CDS encoding FtsX-like permease family protein, with the protein product MLIAQVIGKFYRQHLALCLLFLFGLSLGGALLGAIQGLNQEAGERYENTSALLNNPITHFVRPAAGQQYIEQATWLRLRKAGITSAAPVVEHTITLQGQRLWLRGVNTLDWLSQARPAKQSQQGRDVGFALNTLFLPAALAQRLNINQAVTREVAGVTVNLQPAPSLEGQTALADIALVDSVLKLNGAVSYIEISDPKLEPSQVQLLLNGEGVLQNAEQQSFDSLSKAFFFNLKALALLGYVVGAFLSFNAIKLVLYARKKLHSQLLLFGCTERTLAYVVVSELLLMSAIAALIGEGMAYFGANLLLGEINLAMQSLFELDRSLAIEFSWTTVLLAFSLNVMVLLGVIVGQLRGVSIPLNTPIKLSALMMVAVIAGYFYHYSDSALDALGLCVSLLLLFFIICGPVLRYTFSWLPAASPLLKWMKAQSAQQLTVLKVSVYAVLLATGASVGLQVMVVSFNSALQIHLDKRLSADLYVRPAEVTEQQYRWLAARPEVAQLGVYWHADAALDNAERRQLPPQVEVISFGADATSHQNLQLLQGRAPDSTELYSAKATEQLGCLANEPSQLRYGLETGMSLRLLQGERVLRCTITGFYYDYGEQKPVLVVPTTALQQAGFTYQQYGYSVQAKQGADIDQLKKDIVTALQLRASQVSYNQVFKDFANRLFSHTFYATKALNMLIVLIALFGLWVSLLTLGAKQLQPLATLSTLGVTTKQLLAVKLLQSGIILLVTLLLATALGLALGVVLLKLVMPIGFGWSIPMDLPVLDIVFFLLTIFILALVVSLLPLLKLRRYAAADLLYEQ